The Akkermansia muciniphila genome includes the window TGTCCCCCCTATAGCTTTCGGAAGATTCTTCGTTCACAATAATATAAGATTCGCAGCAAGTTGATACCTACCGCGAATCTATAAAATATCAACTTTGTCAATCAGACAGAAAAATTATTGAAAAGAATTCGTAATTTTTTATACACTCCCCTTTGGCATAAAATCTTCATCCTTCTGAGTGGAAGGGTGGAGGTTAATATCATTTTCGTTCTTTGAAACGAGATACCCTGGTCCTTGAATAGCTCTTAATCTTGGAACACTGGAGGGTTCCCAAGGAGCCCTTTTCAAATATCGGTGCAATACATCGATTTTTTCACCTTTAGCTCCTTCCTGAGAACTCCATTTATATTTACCATATACGATCTTATGAGTCCACGGTTCTACAAATTCGACAAGTGCCACTACATCATTAGATAATTTCTTTATATCCCCTGTTTTCTTATTTACGACATATTTATACTGTCCTTGTACGCAATGAATTATAACAGGGCAACCTTTCGGAAGGGATGAGAATCTTCCTTCTACTGCATCCCCTTTTGTTTCCATTAATCCGTACGAATCCGGATCATATAGAGTCCGGCAATTAAACACAAATAGTTCACGCTGTAAAATAACAGGACGTTTTATATAATCCTTATATGGGGCAACATCCTTCAGATCACAATATTCAAGATGATTGATGACTTCAAAAGACTCGTTATTATATACAGCATTTTTGTGGCACCAATTTCCAGGAGTAAGTGGTCCATAGCCTTCAGTTTGCTGAATCCATTGGGAGCAGGAGCTTAAAGCTCCTGCTCCAACCATAGCTAATAAATTTCTTATCTGATATTGGAGCTTCATGATTGTTTATAATTGCAATTCTTATAAGTTTTATTGAGATATTGATTCCACTTATCAAAGTAGAATGGCCGTAACCCATTTCCTACCCCCATCAAATCAGTTTTTCCATCCACCTCATTTCCATATATATCCTTTCCATGGTGCATGTACTCAGGCTTTTCGTTGGGTTTATTTCCCCTTATTCCCTTTCCTGGATGATTAAGCCCAAGGGCATGTCCAAATTCATGCGCCGCAGGATTCTGATAAATTTTTTCAATTTCACCATTACTATTTTGTTCCCAATAGGACAAAGAGGTCTCCAACGATTTAGGATACAATTTCCCTCTTCCTCCCATAAATAAACCATTATTGAATCCAACTGTAGATGAAGCTCTCCGGTTTCCTGTGTCATCAGCATAAGCTTTAATAAACCAGTCATAGTCACCCGAAAAACGGGAAGGCTCTTTGACAATCTCTAATTCTACCTTAGGCGTAAACCCATTGCAACATGGACATTGCTCCTCGTTTTGAACCTCAGGGGCTAATTTATAACTATTATTGTTGAATACATTTTCTATAGACGTTTTCATTCCACTCATATAATCACGCTCATCGTCAGCCATCCATTTCTTCGTCTCATTTTTAAACCTCACCTGTACCTTCACTTTGTAAGTTAATATACATGAATCCTTATCTAGATTCCATGAATCCAACCCCATCAAGTCAACCATACAGGACACACTATTGTAAACGAAATGATATCCATTCTCTCCGGCAGATTCTCCAATCGGATCTCTGGAAATCCACCTTCCATCCTGCGGATTGTAGTGACGGTAGTTATAATAGATTAGCCCCAAATCTTCGTCACAGTATTCGCTAGAATGGCGGAACGGCATTGTCGGAGACCAAGCTCCCTCTACAGTCAGAATTTCTCCATAGGGCGTGTATTCAAACTTCGCCTGCTGAGTTCCCGAAGAGTCAAACAAAGCACTCACGTTTTTGAGCAGGTCATGCGCCACATATCGGGTAGAGGACACACTCTTGTCCGCGTTATGTGTGCACATGGCCAACACACGCGTTGCCTCCGGTTCCACAGGATCCCAGAACCACGTACCCAGCAAGGAAGGGGTGGAGGTATTTTGCGTGCAGTCCATGCTTGCTACCATTAAGTATCCCCTATACACGAATCTGGTGCGTTTGGTCAAGGTGTTTCCATCATATTCCACTTTTTCCACACGCCGTCCAAGATAGTCATACACACATTCCACCTTTTTGATGCCTTGTGTAAAGACCACTGGACGGTTATCCGCGTTATACTGGACAGCCCAGACTCCTGTGGCTGTCTTCACACTAGTCTGATTGCCGTCGGTGTCATATGTGGGTGTGAAGATGGCACCGGAACGTGCCACGTTCTTATACGGACTCAGTTTGTTGCTATCATAAGAACTGGAAACTCCACGTCTGACTGCAGTCTGGCGGTTACCGATGTTATCGTAGGCATAGCTGAAGGAACCGCCTGTATTCATCATATCTTCTATTAGCTCTCCACGTGCATTATAGCCATATGTATGACGACGCGAAAGCATGGCAGAGGAGTCCACATAGTCCTCCCGCATAGAAGGCCGCTGCATATTGTCCCAGGTATAGGTATGCTTGAGAAGAAGCTCCGAAGAAGTTCCGTTCGAATAATCCAAAGATGATACCAACGGCAAAGTGGCATGAAAAACCGTTTTCCTGATCATTCCGTTCGGATATTCCAAATGGTTAAGCCATCCGGAAGTTTCATCATAACCGTATGAGAAAGAGTTCCCATTGAGTGATACCGAAGAAATCCGCTCCATTGAATCATACGCCAAGGTTGTCTGCTGTACCTTTGTTCCGTTCAAGGACAGCGTATAGCCTGATGGACGTCCCAAGGAATCATACGCGTAGGTAAGCACGCTTTCCGTCAATCCGGAGGTAGTTTCCGAACTCACATCGCCAAGACCGTTGTATTCCACGATGCGGGAACCAGAAGCATCCTGTATCGTGGAAATACGTTCCATAACATCATACGTGATGGAAACGGAAGGAGTCCCGTCACTATGCCTGATGTTGGTTAATTGACCGGTTACTACGTCGTATCCATAGGTAGTTACCACTCCTCTGTCCTGTTTACGTGTTAAAGGGCGTCCCCAACTATCATAAGTATAGGAGGTCTTGGAGCCATCCGCGTAGGTTTTATCCAGTAACACGCCTTTAATTGGATCATAGTTCCAGCGTGTCACATCCGAACCGGAGGAAGGAACCGTATCCAGAATAGAACCAGAGGAACGATATGTGTGCAGTGCCACCATTCGATCCATCGTATCATATTCCCATTTCATGGGCTGGACAGCTGTACCGTACCGGCTGGTCAAACGCCCGCGGGAATCATAGGAAAACCACGTTTGCTTGCCATCCGGCGTTGTGATACATTTTGGCTTTCCCGTAACAGAATCATATACCGTGGTAGTTGCGTTGCCGTCCTGGTCTGCACGGGTAATTTCACGTCCAGCAACATCATTGATAATGACCATGTCCCCGCCACGGGCATCCCGGACTGTAAGCGTATCACCATTAACATGATAAATACGTTTGTACCTGGTTACCTTACCATCCTCTCCCGTGTGCCTCACTATATCTCCGTTTAAGCTAACTTCTTCCACTTCAACAGAACAGCCTTCACGGCCTTTCAGAAAGCGCGTATTCCCTCTTTCATTATAAATCTTTTCCCAAGACCAGCGTCCATACTCATCTTGATGAAGAATCAAAGAAACAAGGTTGGACAAAGAAGCATTCTTTTTAGAAACAAGTTCATAGGTATATGCATGAATTATATGTTCATCTGATATGTATACCGTAAAATGTTTTTCCCTGTATACCGACGATCCTGTACCTACAGGTATTCCCGGAATATTTTCTCCTAACCTTTTGTAGGAATTTTCCCATTGTTGAATACCTGCTCTGGTACTTACCTCACTGACTCGATCACGGACCTTGTGTGATAACTCGCCTGACAATAAATCATATCCGTATATCATTTTATTGCTTCCTCCTTCCCGAGCCGTAATGACCCTTTCATGAGTATCATAGGCAGCCTCATACACTATTTCCATTGAGAGGGAACTACCATTTGAAGCGGAACGGCGCCTGATACGAGTCACATTTCCATTCCCTTTTTCCAAACGGTCTTCTACAATTGTTCCCAAAGAAGAGCCCAACCGCGTAGATTTCAATACACCTTCGCTCTCTACACTGTAAGTATAGTACCTGGCCTCACGGGCTGTTCCTGATTCCTCCCGGATCAACCCTGAAGGAAAATACCGGGAAATTAAAGTCGTTCCCGAAGGAAGAGTTTCCGTCGTCGTTAATCCATCCTCGGAATAGGTGTAGGAGGTTTTTCTGTCCTGTTCATCCGTACTTAGAATGATACGTCCCACCATGTCATATTGCATGGAAACAGACGTTTTTTTATCCCCAACTAGAGTTTCAATGGAAGTCGTACGGCCAGTACCGCCATACTTCATTTTTGTAATAGTATTGGGGCAGATTTCTGTCATTTCCGGGCCGTTCCAGTCTGTCACCGGAATGGCGGCATCCTGTTCCACACACACCACACGCTTGGCACCATCATAGGTATAACGGGTCTGCAAGCCGCGTATATCCGTTTTCCACAAGGGACCGGCACAACTCCATTCAGCCATGGAATACAGGCCGTTGGCGTAGTCTGTTCGGATCACCCGATGGGATGCGTCGTATGTCATTTGTTGAAAATCCACAGAGACAAAGCCTTCTTTCTCCACATGAACCTGATGATCTACAGCTACTTCATCCCCATTTTCCCCATAATAATGCACTAAACGAGCAGATTTACCCGCTACGGGCCCATCGGAATTTTGAAGAGTCTCCATACATTTCCACACGGCTCCATAATCAGAACAGAGGGCATAGTCATAATTAACCACAACTCCGTCCTCCCGGGATTCCTTTTTAAGCCGTCCCTTGGCATAACAACAAGTTGCATGATCCCTATACCACGAACGATTCAAATTAAGACCATACCAGTTTCCTAAAAAATAACGTTGCCGTTCCTCGGAATATACTCCTGAATCTTCAGTATAAGAGTACGATGTTCTCTGTAGGTCATAACTGCTTACAGGACTTACCAACATTACAGTCTCCTGCTTCACGCGGCGGTCATTAAACTTGTCAGTTATATATTCATACGTAATTTTCTTCTGAATGTCCCCATACCACGGCTCCGTCCGTTGAATCACGTTCCCGTTGGAATCATATTCCATCTCCACCACGGCCCCGTCCGGGCGCGTTTCCCTGATGCGTTTGCCATAATTGGGGGAAGAAGGATCGCTGCCGTATCCGTACGTCCATGTCCTTTCCAGCGGGGTTTCATATCCTTCCGTGCGGGATACAAGGACGTCTCCGTACAAACGGCGCTGGTACACTTCCTTTTCTGCGGAGCACAACACGGCATTCTCGGTTCCGGCCACTCCGCTGTATACATACTTGAATTTTTCCTTCTTGTCCGTGTAGTAGCCTCCCGCCACCATGGACTGTCCGTTAACGTCCTTCGCTATCATGTTTTCATGGCCGTTCGCAGGACGGCATCTGGTGACGATGCTGATGGCGTTTTCCCCCTCTCCTTTCACCAGGGTCAGGTCGTCCGGGTAAAGGCCTGCGCGCCATTCACTGATAAAACCGCCCGGTTCTTCAATGCGCAATGTCTTCAGCATCATCTGGGTCACCTCCGGATTTTCTTCATCCACGGCACGGGCGATCATCGTCTCCGTATCCGTGAACGTCCAAGACAGCTTCCACGTCTTGATGGGAACGGCGCCATCGCGGACCGTATACGTGCCGTCGTTACTCCGTTCCGCCACGTCTGCGGGAGCATACCATTTGATGTTCTGCACATTGCTCAGGTCCAGCAAGCCGTCCGTCTTGTTCCATACTTGCTTCAGCCTGAACAGGGAAAGGGCATTGAAAGCTTCTATTGTCATATTGGGCTCGTCATAGGCGTCCTGCCTGACCACCTGGAGCTCCGCAGCCAGTTCAGCAAAGGTGATTTTCACGCCGAGCGGCGTTACGATATGGTCAAATACGGAGGAATTAGGACGGAAACGCATGGTCATGCCGCTTTCCTGAACTTCTTCCAGATAGGAAACGCCATCCACCACAACGCGCCGCATCCTGTCCTGGAACATCTGGGTACCGCCAAGCGCCTCTGCCCCGGAAACATTTGGAGAGGCAAAGCTGTAATAGCGCGGAAACCCTTTTTCCGTCTTCACCACCGCCCGGGAAACATCTTCCGGTTCTTCCGGACGGCTGATGGACGCATGGGCGGATTCAGTCACTTCCAGACGGCGCTGGGAAATGTGCTCGTACTGAAATGCGGTCCCCCAGCATAACCCGGCATCCATCATGTTCAGGTTCAGCATCAGGCGGCCGCCACTCAATTCCGGCCATTTGGGAAAACGGCCGAATTCAATGGAGAAGTCCACGCTGTTGTTGTCCGTACTTCCCGTACCGGAGTCACCTTCGGAACACGGGCACGGGTATTCCGTTTCCGGCCCTATGGGAGTAACGGGGTACCAGGTATTGGGCCACGGCATCGGAGACGGTTCATCGTTGGAGACAAATGTCACGGGGTGGCTGGGTATTTCTCCGGATTGTTCCGGAACGGATAACTGATCATTAATTTCTTTCATTGTTTTATTATCATTGACGCATCTGCCGGAAATGAGGGAAAACGCCGCCATGGATTTTCCCCGGCTTCATTCCCGCCAGATGCTTTGGGTTAAGTTCAGGCGGCAGGCTGGCAGTCCACGGAGACAGGACGGTTGCAGATGGCGTTCCGCAGGCATCTCATGACGGAAAGGCGGACGGAACGCGCCACCTTGTCCTGATACCTCCGGCTCATGGATACCATGTCCATGTCCGCCAGGGATTGCGCAGACGGAAAAGACGTCCAGTTGTAATGTCCCCACAGAGGGCCTCCCGCGCCACGCGTCCAAGCTCTGGCAAGCAGCGGCGCGCCATCCGGAAACAGGGCGGTAAACGCCCCCAGGATAACGGCGCCTTCCGGACATTTCATCACGGAGGAAGATTGTTCCAGATGCTGGAGAATGGCCCGCAGCACGGCAGGCTTCAGGGCGTAAAGTTCATTGCACAGCAGGCCGGACCGCAGACAGGTCCCGCACAGCCCCGCACCGGAACGGGCAAATTCCCTCAGGAAAGCGGCATTCAGAATGAGGTTGTCCGGCTTGGTGCGCACCAGCACATCATGTTCATGGCGCACAGCCTGAGCCATCAGCGCCAGAATGGCAGCCGCATGTTCGGAGGACGTGCCGGTCTTTTTCAGTACCTTCCACTCTACGGACATATTCCGCAGCACTTCCTTCACAGTTTCCGGGCACCGTGCCCGTTCATCGTCCAGAACAATGACGGACGCTTCCGGAACGGCACGGCGGATACCCTGCACGGCTTCCACCAGCAGAGGCGCGTTGTTTGCCTTGCAGGGAATGAAAAAAACAATCCCCGGCTGCTCCGCAGGAACAGGCTGCGGAGAATTTAATATGGATTCATTCATACAGATAATGGTTGAGTTGTAATGAAATGATGCTTTGCATCGGCGCTATTCTTCATTACCGCCCTGAATGAACACACGTTATTTCAATGGGCCTTGAGCGTTGATTTCAAGATTATTGAGCAATATCCGCGGTGGCAGGAATGCCCCTGTTCTCCCACTCATGAACACCTTCCCGCCATCCATGTTTTTTCAAATCCTTCCTGCAACAGGAAAGAGGATGATTTCCTCTTCCCCTTTTTCCGGCACCAGCCACCCCTTCATCATGTTAAACAGCCATAAAGCAGGCATTCCCGCCCCAATGAGCCTCACCCCGGACCGAGTCCCCGCTCCTATTAAAAATACAAGGCCGGTTTAAATGACAGTCATCACGCCATTTAAACCGGCCTGTCAGCAGGATGTTCATCCCGGAGGGCGCCGGGCAGTAAATCTTCCAATCCTGCTGTAAGTTTTACCGCTTCACTTACCGGAATCCGCCGGAACGGGTCCCTCCAGCACGGCAGTCGCGCCCCGCCTGGCCGGAGGCGCCACCTCAAGGAATCTCTCCTTCCCCGTCTCGTGCCCGTTCTCCGGATGGTCAATCAAGGAGATCACACGATCCACCGCCTCACAAGCTTCCGGATGCATTTCTTCCCTGGCCTCTCTCACGGCGCTGCACGCCGTCCACTTGAATTCCTCCGTATGGGCGTCCGCCTGCTTCATGACGGGAGCCAAAATCATGCCCTGGTAAATGATGGCGCCAATAATAACCACCAGGGCAATGCAACCGCATGCCAGCGCACCCCTGGCGGAACCGTAGGTTCTGTCATCACTCCGCTTTACTGCCACCGCTCCCAGAATAATCGCCAGGATGGCACAAAGAAGACCGGGAACAATAGCCACCCACCCCAGACATGGCAAGAAGGCAAGCAACGCTAAAAGCAGTCCCACAATACCCAGAATCAATGCAAGGATGGCTGAAACGGTATCGGGAACGGAACGGCGGGTATCCGAATAGTTTATTTTGTTCATCTTTCATTTTTTCATTGGATTTCCAGACACGGAAACATTCCAATGTTAAAGAAAGCGCACAAAATCTGTCAAGGCACCTCCCTGTTGCCCTCTTTCCCTCCTTTCCGCCAGAACATCTCTTCCATGTGTCACAACGACGGCCTGATATCTTTCAATGTGCTAAAAATAAATACCATGATTGCACAGTCCATCATGCCGTTTCCTCACCTGCTCACCTTTCAGTGAATATTGGCTTTATGACAAAAAACGCCATGACACAACTGGCTGTCCCCAGCCGCCAGAAAGTTATTTCCTCTTTTCTTCCTGCGGATTTCCCACTCCGGAATACCGGTTCCTCTTTCTCAAATGCCCGGCCCTTCTCCGCCAGCACCATGCCAGATAAACTAC containing:
- a CDS encoding RHS repeat domain-containing protein; this encodes MDFSIEFGRFPKWPELSGGRLMLNLNMMDAGLCWGTAFQYEHISQRRLEVTESAHASISRPEEPEDVSRAVVKTEKGFPRYYSFASPNVSGAEALGGTQMFQDRMRRVVVDGVSYLEEVQESGMTMRFRPNSSVFDHIVTPLGVKITFAELAAELQVVRQDAYDEPNMTIEAFNALSLFRLKQVWNKTDGLLDLSNVQNIKWYAPADVAERSNDGTYTVRDGAVPIKTWKLSWTFTDTETMIARAVDEENPEVTQMMLKTLRIEEPGGFISEWRAGLYPDDLTLVKGEGENAISIVTRCRPANGHENMIAKDVNGQSMVAGGYYTDKKEKFKYVYSGVAGTENAVLCSAEKEVYQRRLYGDVLVSRTEGYETPLERTWTYGYGSDPSSPNYGKRIRETRPDGAVVEMEYDSNGNVIQRTEPWYGDIQKKITYEYITDKFNDRRVKQETVMLVSPVSSYDLQRTSYSYTEDSGVYSEERQRYFLGNWYGLNLNRSWYRDHATCCYAKGRLKKESREDGVVVNYDYALCSDYGAVWKCMETLQNSDGPVAGKSARLVHYYGENGDEVAVDHQVHVEKEGFVSVDFQQMTYDASHRVIRTDYANGLYSMAEWSCAGPLWKTDIRGLQTRYTYDGAKRVVCVEQDAAIPVTDWNGPEMTEICPNTITKMKYGGTGRTTSIETLVGDKKTSVSMQYDMVGRIILSTDEQDRKTSYTYSEDGLTTTETLPSGTTLISRYFPSGLIREESGTAREARYYTYSVESEGVLKSTRLGSSLGTIVEDRLEKGNGNVTRIRRRSASNGSSLSMEIVYEAAYDTHERVITAREGGSNKMIYGYDLLSGELSHKVRDRVSEVSTRAGIQQWENSYKRLGENIPGIPVGTGSSVYREKHFTVYISDEHIIHAYTYELVSKKNASLSNLVSLILHQDEYGRWSWEKIYNERGNTRFLKGREGCSVEVEEVSLNGDIVRHTGEDGKVTRYKRIYHVNGDTLTVRDARGGDMVIINDVAGREITRADQDGNATTTVYDSVTGKPKCITTPDGKQTWFSYDSRGRLTSRYGTAVQPMKWEYDTMDRMVALHTYRSSGSILDTVPSSGSDVTRWNYDPIKGVLLDKTYADGSKTSYTYDSWGRPLTRKQDRGVVTTYGYDVVTGQLTNIRHSDGTPSVSITYDVMERISTIQDASGSRIVEYNGLGDVSSETTSGLTESVLTYAYDSLGRPSGYTLSLNGTKVQQTTLAYDSMERISSVSLNGNSFSYGYDETSGWLNHLEYPNGMIRKTVFHATLPLVSSLDYSNGTSSELLLKHTYTWDNMQRPSMREDYVDSSAMLSRRHTYGYNARGELIEDMMNTGGSFSYAYDNIGNRQTAVRRGVSSSYDSNKLSPYKNVARSGAIFTPTYDTDGNQTSVKTATGVWAVQYNADNRPVVFTQGIKKVECVYDYLGRRVEKVEYDGNTLTKRTRFVYRGYLMVASMDCTQNTSTPSLLGTWFWDPVEPEATRVLAMCTHNADKSVSSTRYVAHDLLKNVSALFDSSGTQQAKFEYTPYGEILTVEGAWSPTMPFRHSSEYCDEDLGLIYYNYRHYNPQDGRWISRDPIGESAGENGYHFVYNSVSCMVDLMGLDSWNLDKDSCILTYKVKVQVRFKNETKKWMADDERDYMSGMKTSIENVFNNNSYKLAPEVQNEEQCPCCNGFTPKVELEIVKEPSRFSGDYDWFIKAYADDTGNRRASSTVGFNNGLFMGGRGKLYPKSLETSLSYWEQNSNGEIEKIYQNPAAHEFGHALGLNHPGKGIRGNKPNEKPEYMHHGKDIYGNEVDGKTDLMGVGNGLRPFYFDKWNQYLNKTYKNCNYKQS
- a CDS encoding DUF4190 domain-containing protein; translation: MNKINYSDTRRSVPDTVSAILALILGIVGLLLALLAFLPCLGWVAIVPGLLCAILAIILGAVAVKRSDDRTYGSARGALACGCIALVVIIGAIIYQGMILAPVMKQADAHTEEFKWTACSAVREAREEMHPEACEAVDRVISLIDHPENGHETGKERFLEVAPPARRGATAVLEGPVPADSGK